The DNA sequence CAGGAACCCGCCGTCCTTCCGGCTGACCCGGAGGTTGCCGTCGGCGTCGGGCAAAAACACTGCGGCCTCCGCTCCGAAGACGTCCCCGATATGTCGCGCTGCGATGGCCACCAGCTCGTCGACGGCGCCTGCCTGCGCGAGCTCCCGACTCATGGCATAGAGCGCGGCTGTCCGCTGCTCGCGCTGTCGGGCCGCCTCCGCCTGGATCCGGACGCGGATCGTCAGCCCGCTGATGACGAGGCCCACCACCAGCATGATGGCGAAGGTCAGCAGGTACTGCGGGTCGGCGACGGCGAAGGTGAGGTAGGGCGGGACGAAGAAGTAATCGAAGACCGCGACGCTCACGACCACGGCGAAGACCGACGGGCCGCGCCCGTAACGGGTGGCGATGACGACGATAGCCAGCAGGTACGTCATGATGAGGTTCGCCCGCTCGAAGAAGGGGAACATCAGCCAGGAGATCCCGGTGGCCACCGCGACGGCGGCGACGACTTGCCCGTATCCGGCCGCTATCCAGGCACGAACCGCGCGCACATAGGGAGTGTAGCGCCCTTCGGGCCCGGGGTCGCGGACGGTCAGCGGAGAACGCTGGTGACCACGGCGACCTTTTCGGCGTCCCGCGGCCGCTGCGGGGGCCGCGAGGCGATCAGACGCACGGTGATCGTGCTCCGAGCGCAGGCGCACCAGTCGACCTGGTCGAGCGCGGCGCGGTTCGCCCGCACCCACCACGCCATCGCGCCGAAGGCGACGCCGGCCGTCCCGCCCCCGAGCGCGATCCGGAGCGCGGGCGCCAGCCCCGAGCGGTCGATCAGCGCGAAGGCCGCCACGGTGGGCGGCAGGATCGCGTAGAGGCGGCCCCAGCGGGGCCGAGGCTTCATCGCCGGTCTCGGCGGCTTCATGACCTCAGCGTGCCAGGTCGGTCGTAAAGACGGTCTCAAGAAGCGGCCGCGGACCGTAAAAATCGCGTAAAAATCCCCGGTCCACCTTCTGACGCGCCCGCTCTGCGGGTAGAGTCGTGGGCGGTATGCGGATCACTCTCCTGAAACAGCTGCTGGTCGGGCCGCCCATGCCGCTCGCCCAGGCGCGGCACGAGCGGCTGGGCAAGGCGGTGGCGCTGGCCGTGTTCGCCTCCGACCCCTTGTCGTCGGTCGCCTACGCGACCGAAGAAATTCTCCTGGTCCTCATCCTCGCCGGCAGCGCGGCCCTCAGCTATTCGCTGCCTGTCGCGCTCGGCATCGCCGCGCTGCTGGCCGTGGTCGTCATCTCGTACCGCCAGACGGTCGCCGCCTACCCACAGGGGGGCGGCGCCTACCTGGTTGCGAAGGACAACCTCGCTGTGCTCCCGGCGCTCACCGCGGCTGCGGCCCTGCTGACCGACTACGTCCTGACGGTTTCTGTGTCAGTCGTGGCCGGAATCGCAGCGCTGACGTCGGCGGTGCCGGCGCTCCTTCCCTATCGGGTGATCCTGAGTGTCCTCGCCGTCGGTGGGATCGCGCTGGGAAACCTCCGCGGGGTCCGCGAATCCGGCCGGATGTTCGCCGCCCCGACCTACGTCTTCGTCATCAGCATTCTGGGCATGGTCGGCTACGGTCTCGTCGCCGCCATCTTCGATTGGCTTCCCGAGGCGCCCTACGAGCCCCATCCCCCCGGGCTCGAAGGCGTCGGGCTGTTCCTGTTCCTGAGAGCGTACGCCGCCGGCTGCACCGCGCTGACGGGCGTCGAGGCGGTCTCCAACGGCGTGCCGGCCCTGAAGCCCCCCGAAGGACGAAACGCACAGACCGTCATGACCTGGCTCGGCGTGATCTCGATCACGATGTTCCTGGGAATCACCTATCTGGCCTACGACTTCGGGATCATCCCGGGCGGCGACGAGACCGTGGTGTCGAAGATCGCCCGCCGGGTGTTCGGCACTGGGGTGCCGTATTACGCGGTCCAAGCGGCGACCATGCTGATCCTGCTCCTGGCCGCCAACACGTCCTACGCGGACTTCCCACGCCTCTCGTCGATCCTCGCGCGCGACCGCTTCGTGCCCAGGCAGTTCGCGAACCAGGGCGACCGGCTCGTCTTCTCGAACGGCATCCTGATCCTGAGCGGGTTCGCCATCCTCTTGATCGCGGTCTTCGGGGGCGATACCCACGCCCTGCTGCCCCTCTACGCGATCGGCGTGTTCATCTCCTTCACGCTCTCGCAGGGCGGTATGGTGCGCCGCTGGCTGCGGCTCCGGGAGAAGGGCTGGCGCTGGCGCGTGTGGGTCAACGGGGTGGGGGCGGTCGTGACCGGGATCGTGCTGCTCACGCTCGCCGTCACGAAGTTCGGCGAAGGCGCCTGGATCGTCATCGTCGTCATCCCCATTCTGGTCGTCATCTTCCTGGTGATGCACCGGCACTACGAAGAGGTGGCCAGGGAGCTTTCGCTCGAAGGGCTGGAGGGCCCACCGCAGTTCCAGCATACGGTGCTCGTGCTCATCGGCGACGTCCACCGGGGCGTCGTGCGCGCGGTGCAATACGCCAGGACGCTGGCTCCCACCGCCGCCGTGCGGGCGGTCTACGTGGAGACCGACCCCGCGCGCACCGCCAGGCTCGAAGAGAAGTGGAGCAAGTGGGGACTCGGCGTTCCCCTGGTCGTCCTGGCGTCGCCCTACCGGTCGATTTTGCGCCCGCTGCTGGACTACGTGGACCAGATCCAATCGCGGGGCGACGATCAAATGGTCACGATCGTGCTGCCGGAGTTTCTGCCGCGGAAATGGTGGCAGCACCTGCTGCACAACCAGACCGCCCTGCTCGTCAAGGGCGCGCTCCTGTTTCGGAAGAACACCGTGGTCGCCGACGTGCCGTACCTGCTCAGGCACTGATGGTGGGGGTCGCCACCCCTGGGGCCGGCGCGGAATTGTTCCAGTGGATTTTGTCCCGCGCCCGGGGTAGGATTCGGCGCCCCCAGTCACCGGGGCAGGAGGACCGCCTACGACACTCTCCAGACCGTCGGGCCGGCGTCACGAGCTGTCATTCCGCCAGAGCTTCGTTCGATGCCGCGAGTGCGGCCAGGAGGTCGACACGCTGAGCGTATGGCTGGAGGAGCCCTGCGCCGGGCGCGAAGCAAGTTCCCAGCCACCGCTGGAGCAGGGCGCCCGCGATGAAGGAGACAACCGCCTTTAGGCGTTGATCGCGACCGCTCCCCCGCCTCCCGGAGCTGCCCCGCCCCCTCCGAAGATCGTTGAGATACGCGCCTCGCCCATCCTACAATCGATCTGAGCTGAACCACGAACCCGAAAGGAGGCGCCAATTATGCAGAGGAGCCATCTCTTCGCCCTCTCTCTCGCAATAGGCTTGCTCTCCGGGTGTGTCTCGGAGTCCAAGTACCAGGCTCTGGAGACGAAGACTTCAGCGGAGCGCGCGGCGCTGGTGAAGGACATAGCGGGACTCCGGTCTCAGACGGCCAGCCTGCGCGAAGATGTC is a window from the Candidatus Methylomirabilota bacterium genome containing:
- a CDS encoding APC family permease; the encoded protein is MRITLLKQLLVGPPMPLAQARHERLGKAVALAVFASDPLSSVAYATEEILLVLILAGSAALSYSLPVALGIAALLAVVVISYRQTVAAYPQGGGAYLVAKDNLAVLPALTAAAALLTDYVLTVSVSVVAGIAALTSAVPALLPYRVILSVLAVGGIALGNLRGVRESGRMFAAPTYVFVISILGMVGYGLVAAIFDWLPEAPYEPHPPGLEGVGLFLFLRAYAAGCTALTGVEAVSNGVPALKPPEGRNAQTVMTWLGVISITMFLGITYLAYDFGIIPGGDETVVSKIARRVFGTGVPYYAVQAATMLILLLAANTSYADFPRLSSILARDRFVPRQFANQGDRLVFSNGILILSGFAILLIAVFGGDTHALLPLYAIGVFISFTLSQGGMVRRWLRLREKGWRWRVWVNGVGAVVTGIVLLTLAVTKFGEGAWIVIVVIPILVVIFLVMHRHYEEVARELSLEGLEGPPQFQHTVLVLIGDVHRGVVRAVQYARTLAPTAAVRAVYVETDPARTARLEEKWSKWGLGVPLVVLASPYRSILRPLLDYVDQIQSRGDDQMVTIVLPEFLPRKWWQHLLHNQTALLVKGALLFRKNTVVADVPYLLRH